The genomic interval ctgccttccaaacaataggtgaagaaaatgttaaatcagttaaatgtttgttgacagctgtggttgttttaatcactaccgttgaatgctgctgttttgcacttatTGCAGTGCAATaatgcagagtatttgtttattttattacccagaaatggatgattatttaatttaaaaagctattttgtaatacctacctcttgggttccattggctatatttcagagtttacaagtgattttttattaagatgtttaaataaaaatccagttatttatacaattgaatgtgtgagtgcaatcagtgagttattacaagacagccataaaaacaattggccattgcaacactatttattatttttaatattgaacaataatattttgtccatatagtcatgtaaaatgtaggtaatattgttatgtgccagtggaaataagtggtaaaacaaagagccatttaggagccgaaagagccggctcttcatgaagagccgagccaaaagagccggctccccaaaaagagctgaaattcccatcactagtgtGGGTGGCTTGTGTTGGCCTAATATTACGTTTTAGTTGTCGTTGGATAGCAGCTTTGGCCCTGTCACATATCAAACCAATGTTTAAAAAATCGTTTCTTGTTCAGTATACCCTTCTTAGTGTAGACAATAAAGAACAAAAACGTTTGTTTCTCATTTCCCCACCTATGGCCTATTGTCCGGCTAGTGTAAATTCATGTAATTAAGAATCTCGAGATGTTTAAGGAGAGTTCTCTTCACAAAACCTTCTTGGTACAGGTGTTGCAATGTACTTCATTAAACTTCTCTAACTGTGTTTATGAGATAAACAAGTACCACGATATTCAAAATGCACTTCACTATTAACTAAATTGAGTTCCCCATACACAGTCAAAGCTCCGGAGTAAAATGAGTTGGAAATCACTGACTCAGCTGTTCAAATCAAAACACTGGTGAGTTCTAAACCTATTAGTGTTGTTCAAATACTAAGTGCTTGTGCAGTTCTTTCGTCTTTTCTGGTAAGAACATGTTTGTAGTAGTTGTTGATAAACAAATACTGAGCAGATTAACTTATTAAAAATGACCATGTAATGAACAAAACAGTAAACAGaactcattaaaaacaatggaaaatggATGCGATTTAATCAAAATCTATACAATAATGCACTTCAAATTTCAAAGGTACATGTTAAACATTGAACTGATATCTGatggttgtgtggactacttatttGAATCCCAGCAAACACAACTACGTATTCACAACGTGGTAAAAACCACTACATTTGTAATTTGGAACGTTGTGTAAATATTGTCAGAAAGTCAAAATGAAACACTTTATAGGGTTGTCACAACGTTTTTGTGCAACATTACACTACCATTCAGCAACAGATTTGCAACATTCCAGAAGGCCCCTTTCCTGTATTCTGCAACATTCTGACAACCTAAAATGTAATTACTCATTTATAGTCACAAAGTAGACATAAAGCTACATTACATTATGCAAATACTGTTCTATATTTCTCATAGTAACATTGTCAGTGCATTTTTCCTGATCCACATCCTCAATCATTTTTAGTCTGTTACAAAATATGGACATTACTGTGGCCAGAACAGAGATACTTAAAAAAACGAGATATCATAATTTAATCTATGtcatccattttgttttcatatttcagcataattaCATGATAATGTACTTGTCATAGTTTTGTTTCCAAAATTGCAATGATGCAAAACATAACTACAagcattacacaaacataataaatatcagacaatcacaataaaattcagaatgcagtttaatcaaaaataattttacaaaaagagTATGCACGTttatacacattacacacaaacacaaacatacactcttTACAACAATTAAGCTCCATCCACTCGCATTGAAGTTAAGAACAAAttttaaacacagagcacaatAAACAGGAGTCAGTCAGAACAAAGATCATTTATTCatacaacaaaaacagtctgttGAATTCTAAGGAACAGTGAGGTTGGAAAATGTTCATGTAGAAGTAAAGAAATTATAAGATGGTGATTCAGATTCCACTGGGTCTGAGTTCGCCAAAGGCTGTGGGGGGAGGGAAATGAGACAATTCACAAGTGATGAACATTGCTTGTATCCCTATAATTGTGCTACAATTGCCATATAAGGAGCACTGTGTAAGATTTAGTGACATGTAGCAGTGAATTGGAAAATCCCTCCCTTCTGGTGCATCCCCATCTTCTCTGCACCTATCCAAGTTTTTAGTGGGGCTCAttctttcgtttttttttctactgcaCAGATATAAGATATAAGTTTGGTGCATGTACTGAGAGCAAGGCCGAAAACGCATGTCTCGAGCTGCAGCACCTGCATGGCCAAACATCATCATCTATGAAAATGATCACTGAATTCATGTTCTGTGACTCTTGAACATAACCATCTAAAAAACTTTTATCTAATTTTTTATTGCTTTGGAGAGCAGCTCCTTGTTTGCACGTGGTCATGCACTGTGAAATGCCATGCATCCTAAAAGCCCCTGAGTGTTTATATCCAACAAAATATAATGGAAATCAGCATGAAGCTTCCTGTCAATTTGCAAACCTACAGAAAAGTGATGTATGAAATTACGAAATCAATCCAAGGTTCAGATGGAGTTTTTGCATGTGAAAGTAAACCAACTATGAGCTTCTTGCCCAACCAATTCCAGAAACGATCCTAGGTGAGGATTCGAGTATATGGGACTGGAAGTATGAAAGGTTAACAGTAGAAGTGACTGACATCTGACTGGTACAATGACCTCATGCAAGCTGTGCAGTGTTTTTGCCTCCTTAAAGTATGTTTTACTGTCAAACAAatgctgaaaaaataaaaatcagtgcATCCCTACTTCTAATACCTAATGATGCTTCTCATAATGCTTCTAGCACACAGATTTGTAGTTACAGGTGATTATACTCTAATAAGCATATGGTTTTGTACTCTATATTGCATTTCTGCTAATAAATCCCCTAAATCTTacacactgcatgtttcactaGATTTTTACTTACATTCCCTTTTCGTCGTGCAATCCCTGGTGCATGCTTCAGAGTTTCAGTTATGTGAGCTTCAATGTCTGCTGCATTTGATCCTGGTTGGCTTCTCATCACTGCTTCTGCATAGATGAAGCATAGAAgtttatggaaaaaaaatcaatgttgaTTGGGTTTAAAAATCTAAGCTCGCAAGTACAGAGAaatacactcactcattatTACTCTGTAAATGGTTAGATTCTGAAGTGAGATTTTCCCTTTCCTTCCTTTCACTAAATGAAGCCCATATTCTTGAGAATGCAATTGTGCGCATTGTACGTCTTACTGAATCTCCAAGGGAATGCCCCCCTAAGGTGGCAAGGTACCTGACCTATGAAGAGAATTGTATAGTTTACAGTTTTAAGTTTCCTATTTATTGGAAATATTTCAGCTTATAAACAATGGATTGATGGTGTGtatgagagggtttgatggtgtgtgtgagagaaagtttaatggtgagtgtgagagcgtttgatggtgtgtgtgagaagttcAATGGTGTGTATAaaagggtttgatggtgtgtatgAGGATTGACAGCGTGTGTTAGAGGTAAGTTTGAAATGGTTATTTAGTAATgaaaatggttttatatttacattgataagtaaaaaaaaaaaaaaaaaaaaaacttttacagATTAAcaattaaagggttctttgcatcatgaaggggttcttcagattgattgaAAATGTGCTATAAACGGTTTCTGTATAGTGCCTTTAAGAGAAGAGTtctgtatggcaccaaaaatggttctattGTTACAAGCTTAACATAATAACAATAGAAGATTACTTTTCTGaaaagaaccatctatagcacattctccatcagtctgaagaactccttcatgatgcaaagaaccatttaatcatgcaaaaggttcttcgagtgttcagggttctatacagaaccatttccCTTAATAAAGAATCCTTATAAAACCATCAATTTTAACTGTGTAGTTGTCTATGCTGCATTTAATTagaatatgtaattatgtatttattttatatcattGGATTAATTGAGCTTGTcaccatttttctttcttttcttcatcTTTCAGCTTAATTTCAATCTTATTAAAACCCTCCATATCATCTACAGTGACAAACTCCATATCCATTGGCACCTCACTTCTAGCATTAATCAGCTGTTTAAGGAGAAGGCTTTGTTCCTCCTGCTTCTGCAGTAGCTGGTCAAGTTTCATGAGGACATGCATTTGAAAATCTATGAAACAGAATTTTGTCAATATAATTTCCAAACATTACCAATAACATTAATGAACACTTACAAAGAAACTTACTGTCTCTTTGAGGAGGGCGCTCTGGTTG from Hoplias malabaricus isolate fHopMal1 chromosome 3, fHopMal1.hap1, whole genome shotgun sequence carries:
- the LOC136691376 gene encoding uncharacterized protein, whose amino-acid sequence is MAPLLILLIVGSLGTAVLPEVIETDDSFQPTKGPKVQARSPPRLSDFLAQTRCALYQDMERGLDMAREPASLPNWSEIPVVVGRELEMAQRPPIQPERPPQRDNFQMHVLMKLDQLLQKQEEQSLLLKQLINARSEVRYLATLGGHSLGDSVRQAVMRSQPGSNAADIEAHITETLKHAPGIARRKGNPLANSDPVESESPSYNFFTST